Proteins from one Crocosphaera sp. UHCC 0190 genomic window:
- the hmpF gene encoding pilus motility taxis protein HmpF — protein MLYLAEVKKQTRGFIGSSRTELKLLACQHNDQTWSSVPGEEIIAIEELDLVGEGALLMLNLGNNRQIQGEPERAGPELVRQLQKLSRLSEKLKEQQEEIEQWKQSLTYQSQELTRREMEMETRLEQLEEVEKELSQIESRRQEAESAWDRVQETQEQLQDFQRRFGAVLDLPRQEAEKIQQLISRLADSSYGVESLNQPLTAALTAIESQQEILSRFWQQLDSLKVQFQQKQQQVQQQGDLLRSRFQALEETRASLEGAKIQWQVQQNILSNKQERLNKINWDLQTTQALQDTLERLASGAGDVFSESKVDVVALEDMPLGQLETIVNNLQADLDKLVRFVNDQEEELTFQCQTVQELQDKLAQASDFERIDFEPEFAEELERKQFLDETLVGQRRNLKERQEVLLQHLRVLRRRQGVMDFNGGSTTINLEPVFTQLEELANNTEQERQTLETEIEHLQNSVQQIQDMIKQLDTEQAQKTQKLHMEEANWQQAQTQVAQLQTRLSLYEEALQPLQNQLDETRHQLGILEQWLNPS, from the coding sequence GTGCTATACCTTGCAGAAGTCAAAAAGCAAACAAGAGGATTTATTGGTAGCTCTCGGACAGAACTTAAGCTTTTAGCTTGTCAACACAACGATCAAACCTGGAGTTCTGTCCCTGGAGAGGAAATTATTGCCATTGAAGAATTGGATCTGGTGGGAGAAGGGGCCCTATTGATGCTCAATTTGGGCAATAATCGTCAAATTCAAGGGGAACCTGAACGGGCCGGGCCGGAGTTGGTTCGTCAACTACAAAAGTTGTCTCGTCTCTCAGAAAAATTAAAAGAGCAGCAAGAAGAAATTGAACAATGGAAACAATCTCTGACCTATCAAAGTCAGGAGTTGACTCGCCGAGAAATGGAAATGGAGACGCGCCTAGAACAGTTGGAGGAGGTGGAAAAGGAACTCTCTCAAATTGAAAGCCGTCGTCAAGAAGCGGAATCGGCTTGGGACAGAGTGCAAGAAACTCAAGAACAATTGCAAGATTTTCAACGTCGTTTTGGGGCGGTGCTTGATCTTCCTCGACAAGAAGCGGAAAAAATTCAACAATTAATTAGTCGTTTAGCAGACAGTTCTTATGGGGTAGAATCCCTGAATCAACCCTTAACGGCGGCGTTAACTGCGATTGAGAGTCAACAGGAAATTTTGAGTCGTTTTTGGCAGCAACTTGATAGTCTTAAAGTACAATTCCAACAAAAACAACAGCAAGTTCAACAGCAGGGAGATCTACTAAGAAGTCGCTTTCAAGCTCTAGAAGAAACTCGCGCCTCCCTAGAAGGGGCGAAAATTCAGTGGCAAGTTCAGCAAAATATCCTCAGCAATAAACAAGAACGATTAAACAAAATTAATTGGGATTTACAAACAACTCAAGCTTTACAAGATACCCTAGAACGTCTAGCATCGGGGGCGGGCGATGTCTTCTCCGAGTCGAAAGTGGATGTGGTGGCTTTGGAAGATATGCCCTTAGGACAGTTAGAAACTATTGTTAATAATCTACAGGCAGATTTAGATAAGTTGGTGCGTTTTGTCAACGACCAAGAAGAAGAATTAACCTTTCAATGTCAAACTGTTCAAGAATTACAGGATAAACTCGCACAAGCGAGTGACTTTGAACGCATTGATTTTGAACCGGAATTCGCCGAAGAACTAGAAAGAAAGCAATTTTTAGACGAAACCCTTGTGGGTCAACGGCGTAATCTCAAAGAAAGACAAGAGGTACTGTTACAACATTTACGGGTGTTACGTCGCCGTCAGGGGGTTATGGACTTTAATGGAGGTTCGACCACCATTAATTTAGAACCTGTTTTCACTCAGTTGGAAGAACTGGCCAATAATACGGAACAAGAACGTCAAACATTGGAAACCGAAATTGAGCATTTACAAAACAGTGTGCAACAAATTCAGGACATGATTAAGCAACTGGATACAGAACAAGCTCAAAAAACGCAAAAACTCCATATGGAAGAAGCCAACTGGCAACAAGCTCAAACACAAGTCGCTCAACTTCAAACTCGTCTCAGTCTTTACGAAGAAGCCTTACAACCCCTACAAAATCAACTTGATGAAACAAGACATCAATTAGGGATCTTAGAACAATGGCTTAATCCTTCTTAG